One genomic segment of Actinoplanes ianthinogenes includes these proteins:
- a CDS encoding DEAD/DEAH box helicase yields MTSFIELGVPAVLSGALADLGITTPFPIQAATLPDSLAGRDLLGRGRTGSGKTYAFVLPVVTRLAASKTRPKPGRPRALILAPTRELATQIEASLRPLATAMGLTTLTVFGGVGANPQIAALRKGVDVLVACPGRLDDHIRNGHASLDAVEISVLDEADHMADLGFLPVVRRLLGQTPAGGQRLLFSATLDNGIDVLVKQFLRKPVTHHVDAAAQAPVEMDHHVLHVQPDDRFPVLVELLAAPGRSVVFTRTKRRAKVLTRQLIAAGVPAVELHGNLAQNARNRNLSAFADGTAETLVATDIAARGIHVDDVTLVVHADPPVEHKAYLHRSGRTARAGARGTVITLMTDDQQADVRDLARKAGIRPVTRRARPGDTLLAELAPGERTFVSPAPVQPASPARPASPSRPASPESAGTSRRRRGGRGRNGAGASPDGGAPSASGRTGAAATGGRTGTAATGGRAGSATERAGTSAAGRAEKAASGRGGAEKAASGRRRGAGDGQAPASPAPRSAGNAGRSGQSRTNRSGTPQPRPASGGGAAAFSARAGGRRSGR; encoded by the coding sequence ATGACATCGTTCATCGAGCTAGGCGTCCCCGCCGTTCTCTCCGGTGCTCTCGCCGACCTCGGCATCACCACACCGTTCCCGATCCAGGCGGCCACGCTGCCGGACTCGCTCGCGGGGCGCGACCTGCTCGGCCGGGGTCGCACCGGATCCGGGAAGACGTACGCGTTCGTGCTGCCGGTCGTCACCCGTCTGGCCGCGTCGAAGACCCGCCCGAAACCGGGCCGCCCACGTGCGCTGATCCTGGCGCCGACCCGGGAGCTGGCCACCCAGATCGAGGCCAGCCTGCGACCCCTCGCCACCGCGATGGGCCTGACCACCCTCACCGTCTTCGGCGGCGTCGGGGCGAACCCGCAGATCGCCGCGCTCCGCAAGGGCGTCGACGTGCTGGTCGCCTGCCCGGGCCGGCTCGACGACCACATCCGCAACGGGCACGCCTCGCTGGACGCCGTCGAGATCAGCGTGCTGGACGAGGCCGACCACATGGCCGACCTGGGCTTCCTGCCGGTGGTCCGGCGGCTGCTCGGGCAGACCCCGGCCGGTGGACAGCGGCTGCTGTTCTCGGCGACCCTGGACAACGGGATCGACGTCCTGGTCAAGCAGTTCCTCCGGAAACCGGTCACGCACCACGTCGACGCGGCCGCGCAGGCGCCCGTCGAGATGGACCACCACGTGCTGCACGTCCAGCCCGACGACCGGTTCCCGGTGCTGGTCGAGCTGCTCGCGGCGCCCGGCCGGTCGGTGGTCTTCACCCGGACCAAGCGGCGGGCCAAGGTGCTGACCCGGCAGCTGATCGCCGCCGGCGTCCCGGCCGTCGAGCTGCACGGCAACCTGGCGCAGAACGCGCGGAACCGGAACCTGTCGGCATTCGCGGACGGGACCGCGGAGACGCTGGTGGCGACCGACATCGCGGCCCGCGGCATCCACGTGGACGACGTGACGCTGGTGGTGCACGCTGATCCGCCGGTGGAGCACAAGGCGTACCTGCACCGCTCCGGGCGGACGGCGCGAGCCGGGGCGCGGGGCACGGTGATCACGCTGATGACCGACGATCAGCAGGCGGACGTGCGGGATCTCGCCCGCAAGGCCGGGATCCGGCCGGTGACCCGGCGGGCGCGGCCCGGGGACACGCTGCTGGCGGAGCTGGCGCCGGGTGAGCGGACGTTCGTGTCGCCGGCGCCGGTGCAGCCGGCGTCACCGGCGCGGCCCGCTTCGCCGTCGCGGCCCGCTTCGCCCGAGTCCGCGGGCACGTCCCGGCGGCGCCGGGGTGGCCGGGGCCGTAACGGTGCCGGCGCCTCGCCGGACGGCGGCGCGCCTTCAGCCTCCGGGCGCACGGGGGCGGCCGCGACCGGCGGGCGCACGGGGACGGCCGCAACCGGCGGGCGGGCGGGCTCGGCCACCGAGCGTGCGGGCACGTCGGCCGCCGGGCGTGCCGAGAAGGCCGCTTCCGGGCGCGGGGGCGCCGAGAAGGCTGCTTCCGGGCGGCGGCGGGGTGCCGGGGACGGGCAGGCTCCGGCTTCGCCGGCGCCCCGGAGCGCGGGGAATGCCGGGCGGTCCGGGCAATCAAGGACAAACCGTTCGGGTACGCCGCAGCCTCGTCCCGCCTCCGGTGGCGGGGCGGCCGCGTTCTCCGCACGCGCGGGCGGTCGCCGCTCCGGCCGCTGA
- a CDS encoding quercetin 2,3-dioxygenase, producing MKPYVLHAGEGAALWFLGSRAVVKATGAETQGRLSVAEFVNPAGFATPLHRHLHEDEMFYVLSGTAEFRCDGESLLAGAGDFVLLPAGLAHGFVVGAEEPLRALQLTTPGGFEKFVAEVGEPATGPGLPPEVTPVDPVLLGHAAARHGIELLGPPLR from the coding sequence ATGAAGCCGTACGTACTGCATGCCGGCGAGGGTGCGGCCCTGTGGTTCCTGGGCAGCCGGGCCGTGGTGAAGGCGACCGGCGCCGAGACGCAGGGCCGGCTCTCCGTGGCCGAGTTCGTCAATCCGGCCGGCTTCGCCACCCCGCTGCATCGGCACCTGCATGAGGACGAGATGTTCTACGTGCTCTCCGGGACCGCGGAGTTCCGGTGCGACGGGGAGTCGCTGCTCGCCGGGGCGGGTGACTTCGTGCTGTTGCCGGCCGGTCTGGCGCACGGTTTCGTGGTGGGGGCCGAGGAGCCGTTGCGGGCCTTGCAGCTGACCACCCCGGGCGGCTTCGAGAAGTTCGTGGCCGAGGTCGGGGAGCCGGCGACCGGGCCCGGGCTGCCGCCGGAGGTCACCCCGGTCGATCCGGTCCTGCTGGGCCATGCGGCGGCCCGCCACGGGATCGAACTGCTCGGACCTCCGCTGCGCTGA
- a CDS encoding TetR/AcrR family transcriptional regulator has product MSGVNEPRRRYRSPVREEAARRTRQAIVRAAGELFVSQGYARASLTAVAEEAGVARPTVTASFGSKAALLKQVLDEALAGDDEPVPVAQRPWFRPVFEARDPGAVLDAYAAVCVLIGGRAARLFETVRRAADDSEEAAQLWETLLTNRRFGARMVVEHAAGLGEPAPGRDLEAAIDSVWVYNDPALYGALVHRCGWSEEALQAWLATAMRAAVLRPVP; this is encoded by the coding sequence GTGAGTGGTGTCAATGAGCCCCGGCGCCGGTATCGCTCCCCGGTCCGCGAGGAGGCGGCCCGCCGGACCCGGCAGGCGATCGTCCGGGCCGCCGGTGAGCTCTTCGTGTCCCAGGGATACGCCCGCGCCTCGCTGACCGCGGTCGCCGAGGAGGCCGGAGTGGCCCGGCCGACGGTGACCGCCTCCTTCGGCTCCAAGGCGGCGCTGCTCAAGCAGGTGCTCGACGAGGCGCTGGCCGGCGACGACGAGCCGGTGCCGGTGGCGCAACGGCCGTGGTTCCGGCCGGTGTTCGAAGCCCGGGACCCGGGTGCGGTGCTCGACGCGTACGCCGCTGTCTGTGTTCTGATCGGCGGACGCGCCGCACGGCTCTTCGAAACCGTGCGGCGCGCCGCCGACGACAGCGAGGAGGCGGCCCAGCTCTGGGAGACGCTGCTGACCAACCGCCGCTTCGGGGCGAGGATGGTCGTCGAGCACGCGGCCGGGCTGGGCGAGCCGGCGCCGGGCCGTGACCTCGAGGCGGCGATCGACTCGGTGTGGGTGTACAACGACCCGGCGCTCTACGGCGCGCTCGTGCACCGGTGCGGCTGGTCCGAGGAGGCGTTGCAGGCCTGGCTGGCGACCGCCATGCGGGCCGCGGTGCTGAGGCCTGTTCCATAA
- a CDS encoding YceI family protein, translating to MTTNTLTEIRSGTYTIDPARSTCRFTAKHAFGLKPAHGTMTVTGGTVTVATDPARSIASAELDATSFTTDDPRRDRDVRGPRFLDTARHPEIGFRSTHCRLGPDGWQVAGVLSVRGGSCEVVLDLESWERAGDGYRFTAGCVVDRVAAGVRGGRGLIQRSVRIALDVVVRPA from the coding sequence ATGACGACGAACACGCTCACCGAGATCCGCAGCGGCACGTACACGATCGACCCGGCCCGCTCGACCTGCCGGTTCACCGCGAAGCACGCGTTCGGGCTGAAGCCGGCGCACGGCACGATGACCGTCACCGGCGGCACCGTCACGGTGGCCACCGACCCGGCCCGGTCGATCGCCTCGGCCGAACTGGACGCGACCAGCTTCACCACCGACGACCCGCGCCGGGACCGGGACGTCCGGGGTCCGCGCTTCCTGGACACCGCACGGCACCCGGAGATCGGCTTCCGGTCCACCCACTGCCGGCTCGGGCCGGACGGCTGGCAGGTCGCCGGGGTGCTCAGCGTCCGGGGCGGCTCGTGCGAGGTGGTCCTCGACCTGGAGTCCTGGGAGCGGGCCGGCGACGGTTACCGGTTCACCGCCGGCTGCGTGGTGGACCGGGTCGCCGCCGGGGTGCGCGGCGGCCGGGGCCTGATCCAGCGGTCAGTCCGGATCGCCCTGGACGTCGTCGTGCGCCCGGCCTGA
- a CDS encoding ATP-binding protein, giving the protein MGLIARVAEVVALDRLRARAVGGAGSVVLLTGEAGIGKTTVVEEAVSRAVATGATVLTGRADPDEGAPAYWPWQRLLETAPVTLSRALTVGGPAGEPPAAARFRINRAVLDGVRAAAGDALPGGLVLVLEDLHWADPASLGLLAALVREVRDVPVLVLATARALDLPGAEVLELAAWDVPEVEACLAQAAGGPVHPSWAAVVHRLGGGNPLYTRELTRLLADADRLRRPAGAVAPPDGLLRLVGRRLADLDPECRDLLGLAAALGAEIDVPLLTRVAGVEGVDGLLDGAIRDGLLVEDPWAPARLRFAHELVREARYAELSRAERIAAHGRIAEVLAGTGARPDEIARHRVRAAVDDRSRAAAREACVAAAEAAGRQLDHGAAVTWYGHALDSFPGDSALRLGRAVSAYRNGQLNVALRDCEALLDHAETSRDPDLAASAALVVRGVGGPLAAALLRLCERALAVDDAREQGDAREQDDAREQDDAREQDDAPEHGDVREQGDVGDSSDAGQGGDGKRRHDAGERGDGERAPAARRAQVLAQFAYLLVETREVERAEVISRQAMALAERTGDPDALAAAVHARHEVLDPVAAAEEVLDLATRSIALAAAGSRPDAELWGRIWRLDALLLLGDLPGYDGELSRLAGLADRLGWPVIRWHLLRARATRQALAGRILAACELADEAYALAGTIEEEPARMLHSAFRTGLAPLTGEPPAWPDDLAAAAAEFAAVPIAMAEIGLLAMYRADREVAAVCAAGLRAMLPGLRPDSRRTFVVITAGELGAWLGDRELTAEAYAVVAPLPARYLYSTTACHGTTARALGVMAAALGDQDAAERHLEQAIAMERRIGAEPFLAQALLAYARITTPHRARPHALEALAIARRLGLAGLLAEATARSRDELTTREREVATLAAEGLANRVIAERLFISERTVETHVRHALAKLGAANRTQLAARLRGSGQYQH; this is encoded by the coding sequence ATGGGTCTGATTGCCCGGGTTGCCGAGGTGGTCGCGCTCGACCGGCTGCGCGCGCGGGCGGTCGGCGGGGCCGGCTCGGTCGTGCTGCTGACCGGTGAGGCCGGGATCGGCAAGACCACAGTGGTCGAGGAGGCGGTCTCGCGCGCCGTCGCCACCGGCGCCACCGTGCTCACCGGGCGCGCCGACCCGGACGAGGGCGCACCCGCCTACTGGCCCTGGCAGCGCCTCCTGGAAACCGCCCCGGTCACCCTCAGCCGGGCCCTGACGGTGGGCGGGCCGGCCGGGGAGCCACCGGCGGCCGCGCGGTTCCGGATCAACCGGGCGGTGCTGGACGGGGTGCGGGCGGCGGCGGGTGACGCGCTGCCGGGTGGGCTGGTGCTCGTGCTGGAGGACCTGCACTGGGCCGATCCCGCTTCGCTCGGGCTGCTCGCGGCGCTGGTCCGGGAGGTGCGGGACGTCCCGGTGCTGGTGCTGGCGACCGCCCGCGCGCTGGACCTGCCCGGCGCCGAGGTCCTGGAGCTGGCGGCCTGGGACGTTCCGGAGGTCGAGGCCTGTCTCGCACAGGCGGCCGGCGGCCCGGTGCACCCGTCCTGGGCCGCGGTGGTGCATCGGCTCGGCGGTGGGAACCCGCTCTACACCCGGGAGCTGACCCGGCTGCTGGCCGACGCGGACCGGTTGCGCCGCCCGGCCGGCGCCGTCGCCCCACCGGACGGTCTGCTCCGCCTGGTCGGCCGCCGTCTCGCCGACCTCGATCCGGAGTGCCGTGACCTGCTGGGCCTGGCCGCCGCCCTGGGCGCCGAGATCGACGTACCGCTGCTGACCCGGGTGGCCGGGGTCGAGGGGGTGGACGGGCTGCTGGACGGGGCGATCCGGGACGGGCTGCTGGTGGAGGATCCGTGGGCGCCGGCTCGGTTGCGGTTCGCGCACGAGCTGGTGCGGGAGGCCCGGTACGCGGAGTTGAGCCGGGCGGAGCGGATCGCGGCACACGGGCGGATCGCGGAGGTGCTGGCCGGCACAGGGGCCCGGCCGGACGAGATCGCCCGGCATCGGGTGCGCGCGGCGGTGGACGATCGATCGCGGGCCGCGGCCCGGGAGGCCTGTGTCGCGGCGGCTGAGGCGGCCGGGCGGCAGCTCGACCACGGGGCCGCGGTCACCTGGTACGGCCACGCTCTGGACAGTTTTCCCGGTGACTCGGCGTTGCGGTTGGGGCGGGCGGTTTCGGCGTACCGAAATGGGCAGTTGAATGTTGCTCTGCGTGACTGCGAGGCTCTGCTCGACCACGCGGAGACATCGCGGGATCCGGATCTCGCGGCCTCGGCCGCGCTGGTGGTCCGCGGTGTCGGCGGACCGCTCGCCGCCGCCCTGCTCCGCCTCTGCGAGCGAGCCCTGGCCGTCGACGACGCCCGTGAGCAAGGCGACGCTCGTGAGCAAGACGACGCTCGTGAGCAAGACGACGCTCGCGAGCAAGACGACGCCCCTGAGCACGGCGACGTCCGCGAGCAAGGCGACGTCGGGGACAGCAGCGACGCTGGGCAAGGAGGCGACGGCAAGCGACGACACGACGCAGGGGAGCGGGGCGATGGCGAGCGGGCGCCCGCCGCGCGACGGGCGCAGGTGCTGGCGCAGTTCGCCTATCTGCTGGTGGAGACCCGTGAGGTGGAGCGTGCCGAGGTGATCAGCCGGCAGGCGATGGCGCTCGCCGAGCGGACCGGTGACCCGGACGCCCTGGCCGCCGCCGTGCACGCCCGGCACGAGGTGCTCGACCCGGTCGCCGCCGCCGAGGAGGTGCTCGACCTGGCCACCCGCAGCATCGCGCTGGCCGCGGCCGGCAGCCGGCCGGACGCGGAGCTCTGGGGCCGGATCTGGCGGCTGGACGCGCTGCTGCTCCTGGGCGACCTGCCCGGTTACGACGGCGAGTTGAGCCGGCTGGCCGGGCTCGCCGACCGGCTCGGCTGGCCGGTGATCCGCTGGCATCTGCTGCGCGCCCGGGCCACCCGGCAGGCGCTGGCCGGCCGGATTCTCGCCGCGTGCGAACTCGCCGACGAGGCTTATGCGCTGGCCGGCACGATCGAGGAGGAACCGGCCCGGATGCTGCACTCGGCGTTCCGCACCGGGCTGGCGCCGCTCACCGGCGAGCCGCCGGCCTGGCCGGACGACCTGGCCGCCGCGGCCGCCGAGTTCGCCGCGGTCCCGATCGCGATGGCGGAGATCGGGCTGCTGGCGATGTACCGGGCCGACCGGGAGGTGGCCGCGGTCTGCGCGGCCGGGCTGCGGGCGATGCTGCCGGGCCTGCGGCCGGACAGCCGGCGGACCTTCGTGGTGATCACCGCCGGTGAGCTCGGCGCCTGGCTGGGCGACCGCGAGCTGACCGCGGAGGCCTACGCGGTGGTGGCGCCGCTGCCGGCGCGTTACCTCTATTCGACTACCGCCTGTCACGGCACGACCGCGCGGGCGCTCGGGGTGATGGCCGCGGCGCTCGGCGACCAGGACGCCGCTGAGCGGCATCTGGAGCAGGCGATCGCGATGGAGCGGCGGATCGGCGCCGAGCCGTTCCTGGCACAGGCCCTGCTGGCGTACGCCCGGATCACCACCCCCCACCGAGCCCGCCCGCACGCCCTGGAAGCCCTCGCCATCGCCCGCCGGCTCGGCCTCGCCGGCCTGCTCGCCGAGGCCACCGCCCGCTCCCGGGACGAGCTGACCACCCGCGAACGGGAGGTCGCCACGCTGGCCGCCGAGGGCCTGGCGAACCGGGTGATCGCCGAGCGCCTGTTCATCTCGGAACGGACCGTGGAGACGCACGTCCGGCACGCGCTGGCCAAGCTCGGCGCGGCGAACCGGACCCAGCTGGCTGCCCGGTTACGTGGCAGCGGTCAGTACCAGCACTGA
- a CDS encoding App1 family protein encodes MVAVTPAETNQVARMHRAALVEDAVHEIIERGLRNRGWKPYITAYTGYGAPGWARVMGRVLLSRPRLARKKREKVRGWRSFTTTPVSGAVVRIEVGSSVTETRTDRSGYVDCRVKGDLEPGWATVRLQCEGAAPVDAPIRVIDPAVRFGLISDIDDTVMVTALPRPMLAAWNTFVLDEHARMAVPGMAVLYERLVNANPGTPVIYLSTGAWNVAPTLTRFLSRHLYPAGPILLTDWGPTPDRWFRSGQEHKRTTLRRLAEEFPDVKWLLVGDDGQHDQEIYSEFAREHPDNVAAVAIRRLSPTQAVLAGAIPGPSETPEAVPSGGKTWFAAPDGAGLWSLLRDTDLTQ; translated from the coding sequence ATGGTGGCGGTAACACCGGCGGAGACGAACCAGGTGGCCCGGATGCACCGGGCGGCCCTGGTCGAGGATGCCGTGCACGAGATCATCGAGCGCGGTCTCCGTAACCGGGGCTGGAAGCCGTACATCACCGCCTACACCGGTTACGGCGCGCCCGGCTGGGCCCGGGTGATGGGCCGGGTGCTGCTCTCCCGCCCCCGCCTGGCCCGCAAGAAACGGGAGAAGGTGCGCGGCTGGCGCAGCTTCACCACCACCCCGGTGAGCGGTGCGGTGGTGCGCATCGAGGTCGGCAGCAGCGTCACCGAGACCCGCACCGACCGCAGTGGTTATGTCGACTGCCGGGTCAAGGGCGACCTCGAGCCGGGCTGGGCCACCGTCCGGCTGCAGTGCGAGGGTGCGGCCCCGGTCGACGCCCCGATCCGGGTGATCGACCCGGCCGTCCGGTTCGGCCTGATCTCCGACATCGACGACACCGTCATGGTCACCGCGCTGCCCCGCCCGATGCTGGCCGCGTGGAACACGTTCGTCCTCGACGAGCACGCCCGGATGGCCGTGCCCGGCATGGCCGTCCTCTACGAGCGGCTGGTCAACGCGAACCCGGGCACCCCGGTGATCTACCTCTCCACCGGTGCGTGGAACGTGGCGCCCACCCTCACCCGTTTCCTCAGCCGCCACCTCTACCCGGCCGGTCCGATCCTGCTCACCGACTGGGGCCCGACCCCGGACCGCTGGTTCCGCAGCGGCCAGGAGCACAAACGCACCACGCTGCGCCGCCTCGCCGAGGAGTTCCCGGACGTCAAGTGGCTGCTGGTCGGCGACGACGGCCAGCACGACCAGGAGATCTACTCCGAGTTCGCCCGGGAGCACCCGGACAACGTGGCCGCCGTGGCGATCCGCCGGCTCTCGCCCACCCAGGCGGTGCTGGCCGGCGCCATCCCCGGCCCGTCCGAGACGCCCGAGGCGGTGCCGTCCGGTGGCAAGACCTGGTTCGCCGCACCGGACGGCGCCGGCCTCTGGTCCCTGCTCCGCGACACGGACCTGACCCAGTGA